Proteins encoded together in one Streptomyces umbrinus window:
- a CDS encoding helix-turn-helix domain-containing protein, whose protein sequence is MTDGFEVPGATATGLLPAVVARVTGLADRLGAPHGEVFDVRRLSAASGVPEVVVRSLLNGRPAGEPDLQARFLQRLDLLRRTRLKPGGRRYTQQEIADGAGMSRQQAGALINGDRRPTMEHCDAIQRFFRVHAGFLTAEDPEALAGALQHTEQELLQRLADREREAAPAAADDPLERLLQDHGVRGIAWRAAQLPTDQHRDKVAEWLDMLLESVKRPES, encoded by the coding sequence GTGACGGATGGCTTCGAGGTTCCGGGCGCCACGGCGACGGGTCTGCTGCCGGCCGTCGTGGCCCGAGTCACCGGGCTGGCCGACCGGCTCGGCGCGCCGCACGGCGAGGTGTTCGACGTCCGGCGGCTGTCCGCGGCCTCCGGAGTCCCCGAGGTCGTGGTCAGATCCCTGCTCAACGGGCGGCCCGCGGGCGAGCCCGATCTCCAGGCCCGCTTCCTGCAACGCCTCGACCTGCTGCGCCGCACCCGCCTGAAGCCGGGCGGCCGCCGGTACACCCAGCAGGAGATCGCCGACGGCGCCGGAATGTCGCGCCAGCAGGCGGGCGCCCTCATCAACGGCGACCGGCGCCCCACGATGGAGCACTGCGACGCCATCCAGCGATTCTTCCGGGTGCACGCCGGATTCCTCACCGCGGAGGACCCCGAGGCACTCGCGGGCGCCCTCCAGCACACCGAGCAGGAGCTGCTGCAGCGGCTCGCCGACCGGGAGCGCGAGGCGGCGCCGGCCGCCGCCGACGATCCGCTGGAGCGGCTGCTGCAGGACCACGGGGTCCGCGGCATCGCCTGGCGGGCCGCACAGCTGCCCACCGACCAGCACCGGGACAAGGTCGCCGAGTGGCTGGACATGCTCTTGGAGAGCGTCAAGCGGCCCGAGTCGTGA
- a CDS encoding MAB_1171c family putative transporter, with protein sequence MDGSSYYVPAVAMAAALLVKAPALSRSWRDPLLRSVCTLMALAGLVFFFAAPPTIGEVNDVIGITNVSAPLVYCLLSAFSAACLVLIVNWRGGPPESTRRVSRRWIIGYSVVIVALVVLFVLGDAPVERLVDFDTYYANEPFVREMIVLYLMALAVSGVAMSVMCGRWALQVQGWLRAGLMIIVAGYLFNIAYLTAKFTAVIARWNGANLDYLSSDAAPVLASAGVQISAIGFCFPLACQRVGDTWSTWSTYRRLGPLWRELKPVSPHAAHGVRMSWWFPAELQVTQRESDIHDGMLSLYPYFDTGVRANAYDAALAAGSDPAQAQAEADAAMVTAAVRARAADPDGRVIDSAEAAADAPATAPSPAAASPSMSTEGPRDLVRMSIALRQSPVVAAARGQYATRSESDFHERTS encoded by the coding sequence GTGGACGGGTCCAGCTACTACGTTCCCGCCGTCGCCATGGCGGCCGCCCTCCTGGTCAAGGCGCCCGCGCTGTCGCGGTCCTGGCGCGACCCGCTGCTGCGCTCCGTGTGCACGCTGATGGCGCTGGCCGGGCTGGTGTTCTTCTTCGCGGCCCCGCCGACCATCGGCGAGGTCAACGACGTCATCGGGATCACGAACGTCTCGGCGCCGCTGGTCTACTGCCTGCTCAGCGCCTTCAGCGCCGCCTGTCTGGTGCTGATCGTCAACTGGCGTGGCGGGCCACCGGAGTCGACCCGCCGGGTGTCGCGCCGCTGGATCATCGGCTACAGCGTCGTGATCGTGGCGCTGGTCGTGCTGTTCGTCCTCGGCGACGCACCCGTGGAACGGCTGGTGGACTTCGACACGTACTACGCCAACGAGCCGTTCGTCCGCGAGATGATCGTGCTCTATCTCATGGCGCTGGCCGTCTCGGGTGTCGCGATGAGCGTCATGTGCGGGCGCTGGGCACTTCAGGTGCAGGGGTGGCTGCGGGCCGGCCTGATGATCATCGTGGCCGGCTATCTGTTCAACATCGCCTATCTCACCGCCAAGTTCACCGCGGTGATCGCCCGCTGGAACGGCGCGAACCTCGACTACCTCAGCTCCGACGCGGCGCCCGTACTCGCCTCCGCCGGGGTGCAGATCAGCGCGATCGGCTTCTGCTTCCCCCTGGCCTGCCAGCGGGTCGGCGACACCTGGTCCACCTGGTCGACGTACCGCCGTCTCGGCCCCCTGTGGCGCGAGCTGAAGCCGGTCTCGCCCCACGCGGCCCACGGCGTACGCATGTCGTGGTGGTTCCCGGCCGAACTCCAGGTCACCCAGCGGGAGTCGGACATCCACGACGGCATGCTCAGCCTGTATCCCTACTTCGACACAGGGGTGCGCGCGAACGCCTACGACGCGGCGCTCGCGGCGGGCTCCGATCCCGCCCAGGCGCAGGCCGAGGCCGACGCGGCGATGGTGACGGCGGCGGTGCGGGCGCGGGCCGCCGACCCGGACGGCAGGGTCATCGACTCGGCGGAGGCGGCGGCCGACGCCCCGGCCACCGCCCCCTCGCCCGCCGCCGCTTCTCCGTCCATGTCCACCGAGGGACCGCGCGACCTCGTGCGGATGTCCATCGCGCTGCGTCAGTCCCCCGTCGTCGCGGCTGCCCGAGGGCAGTACGCGACCAGGTCAGAGAGCGACTTCCATGAGCGAACCAGCTAG
- a CDS encoding NAD(P)/FAD-dependent oxidoreductase, with protein MSEPASRKPGTAPRRAVVIGGGMAGMLAAAALGEYADVTLVERDVLPDGPEPRKGLPQARHVHVVWSGGARAMEELLPGVTDGWLAAGARRISLPTGLVSMQPRGWFRRWPEMQFMIACSRDLLDWVVRERVARKARVTVLPRTELLGLEGDARRVTGVRVRTAGGEESVLAADLVVDAAGRGSRAIKWLDELGVSPAPMEEVDSGLAYASRIFRAPEGTEDYPLVNVQSDARQPVPGQTTTIVPIEGGRWLVTLSGTRGGQPTGSAEEFETFAREVRHPVVGELIAHAEPLSDVFVTRSTVNRRHLFEKVKDWPEGFVAIGDSVATYNPVYGHGLSVAAQGAVAMRELVAEYGIATPGLARRVQRAVARPVSTAWDLATGTDILYPGAIGEQPGLTDKLLGRYIDRLMLTATARPLVTQAFFDVVTLSKPLSALVQPAVVIAVLRGPRRTPLADPPLSEKERDTVMGAPEPSGAREG; from the coding sequence ATGAGCGAACCAGCTAGCCGCAAACCGGGAACGGCCCCCAGACGTGCCGTCGTGATCGGCGGTGGGATGGCCGGCATGCTGGCCGCCGCCGCGCTCGGCGAGTACGCCGACGTCACCCTCGTCGAGCGCGATGTGCTGCCGGACGGACCCGAGCCGCGCAAGGGGCTCCCCCAGGCACGCCACGTCCACGTCGTGTGGTCCGGTGGTGCCCGCGCGATGGAGGAGCTGCTGCCCGGCGTCACCGACGGATGGCTCGCCGCCGGTGCCCGTCGCATCTCGCTGCCGACGGGTCTTGTCTCCATGCAGCCGCGGGGCTGGTTCCGCCGGTGGCCCGAGATGCAGTTCATGATCGCCTGCAGCCGTGACCTCCTCGACTGGGTGGTACGCGAGCGGGTCGCGCGCAAGGCCCGTGTCACCGTGCTGCCGCGTACCGAGCTGCTCGGCCTTGAGGGCGACGCGCGGCGCGTGACCGGGGTGCGGGTCCGCACGGCGGGCGGCGAGGAGAGCGTCCTCGCGGCCGATCTCGTCGTGGACGCCGCCGGGCGCGGTTCACGGGCGATCAAATGGCTCGACGAGCTGGGTGTGTCCCCGGCGCCGATGGAGGAGGTCGACTCCGGACTCGCGTACGCCAGCCGGATCTTCCGGGCGCCCGAGGGCACCGAGGACTATCCCCTGGTCAACGTACAGTCGGACGCGCGGCAGCCCGTCCCCGGGCAGACGACGACCATCGTGCCGATCGAGGGCGGCCGCTGGCTGGTGACCCTTTCGGGCACGCGGGGCGGTCAGCCCACCGGCTCCGCCGAGGAGTTCGAGACGTTCGCCCGCGAGGTCAGGCATCCGGTCGTCGGCGAACTCATCGCCCACGCCGAGCCCCTGTCGGACGTCTTCGTCACCCGCAGCACCGTGAACCGCCGCCATCTGTTCGAGAAGGTCAAGGACTGGCCCGAGGGCTTCGTCGCGATCGGCGACTCGGTGGCCACGTACAACCCGGTGTACGGGCACGGGCTGTCGGTGGCCGCGCAGGGTGCCGTGGCAATGCGCGAGCTCGTGGCCGAGTACGGGATCGCCACACCCGGGCTCGCCCGGCGTGTGCAGCGCGCCGTGGCCCGGCCCGTCTCCACCGCCTGGGACCTGGCCACCGGCACGGACATCCTCTATCCAGGCGCGATCGGCGAGCAGCCGGGCCTCACGGACAAGCTCCTGGGCCGCTACATCGACCGCCTCATGCTCACGGCGACCGCCCGCCCCCTCGTCACCCAGGCGTTCTTCGACGTGGTGACGCTGTCCAAGCCCCTCAGCGCACTGGTCCAGCCCGCCGTCGTCATCGCGGTGCTGCGGGGCCCCCGCCGGACGCCCCTCGCCGACCCGCCGCTGTCGGAGAAGGAGCGGGACACGGTCATGGGCGCACCGGAACCCTCAGGGGCACGCGAGGGCTGA
- a CDS encoding alpha/beta fold hydrolase, with product MVDVPRQHPRPTARLRSVGDGELRLHHRVVHGYRRAYRMAGEGPALVLIHGIGDSSATWAGLIPDLARTHTVIAPDLLGHGASDKPRADYSVAAYANGLRDLLSTLGIEQATLIGHSLGGGVAMQFAYQFPERTERLILVSAGGVGREVNPVLRAVSLPGADLVLAALRLPGMRIQVGLVAHLMRLLDTDLGQDAPELLTLVDALPDATSRSAFIRTLRAVVDWRGQVVTMLDRCYLTQGMPTMLMWGDRDSVVPVRHAYGAHEAMPGSRLEIFEGAGHFPFHTDPARFLALVEEFTGTTSPADWSRERWSDLLRAGSPGTAAGRPDTARSLAVERDLREASERSAT from the coding sequence GTGGTCGACGTCCCGCGACAGCACCCGAGGCCCACCGCACGGCTGCGCTCGGTGGGCGACGGGGAACTGCGGCTGCACCACCGCGTGGTGCACGGGTACCGCCGTGCCTACCGGATGGCGGGCGAGGGCCCGGCACTCGTCCTGATCCACGGCATCGGCGACTCCTCGGCGACCTGGGCCGGCCTCATCCCCGATCTCGCCCGCACCCACACGGTGATCGCCCCCGACCTGCTCGGCCACGGCGCCTCGGACAAGCCCCGGGCCGACTACTCGGTGGCCGCGTACGCCAACGGGCTGCGCGATCTGCTCTCCACTCTCGGCATCGAGCAGGCCACGCTGATCGGGCACTCGCTCGGCGGCGGCGTCGCGATGCAGTTCGCATACCAGTTCCCCGAGCGCACCGAGCGGCTGATCCTGGTCAGCGCCGGAGGGGTGGGCCGCGAGGTGAACCCGGTCCTGCGGGCGGTCTCGCTGCCGGGCGCCGACCTGGTCCTGGCGGCACTGAGGCTGCCCGGGATGCGGATCCAAGTGGGGCTGGTCGCCCATCTGATGAGGCTCCTCGACACCGACCTGGGCCAGGACGCCCCTGAGTTGCTGACCCTCGTGGACGCCCTGCCCGACGCGACCTCGCGCAGCGCGTTCATCCGTACGCTGAGGGCGGTGGTCGACTGGCGCGGCCAGGTCGTGACGATGCTCGACCGCTGCTACCTCACCCAGGGCATGCCGACGATGCTGATGTGGGGCGACCGTGACAGCGTGGTCCCGGTACGGCACGCGTACGGGGCGCACGAGGCGATGCCCGGCAGCCGCCTGGAGATCTTCGAGGGCGCCGGGCACTTCCCCTTCCACACCGACCCCGCCCGATTCCTCGCCCTCGTCGAGGAGTTCACCGGCACCACCAGCCCCGCCGACTGGAGCCGCGAACGCTGGAGCGACCTCCTGCGCGCCGGCAGCCCGGGAACCGCCGCGGGCCGCCCGGACACCGCCCGCAGCCTTGCGGTCGAGCGGGACCTGAGGGAGGCGAGCGAACGCAGCGCGACATAG
- a CDS encoding 4'-phosphopantetheinyl transferase family protein, which yields MIEELLPESVVAVEAHGDERPGGTTPYPELYPEEQALISRAVEKRRREFTLVRGCARHAMEKLGVSPQAVLPGERGAPQWPAGLIGSMTHCEGYAAAALARASDLASLGIDAEPHRPLPDNVLASVALPDEDRRLRGLAAQHPGVHWDRLLFSAKESVYKAWFPLTGKWLDFTEADIDVFMDPGHTTSGGFRARLLVPGPVVDGQRIGHFDGRWTVRRGLVATSVTVQHAQD from the coding sequence GTGATCGAGGAGCTGCTCCCGGAGTCGGTCGTGGCCGTGGAGGCACACGGTGACGAGCGGCCCGGCGGCACGACGCCGTACCCCGAGCTCTATCCCGAGGAACAGGCGCTGATCTCGCGCGCCGTCGAGAAACGGCGCCGTGAGTTCACCCTCGTACGCGGCTGTGCCCGGCACGCCATGGAGAAGCTCGGCGTGTCCCCGCAGGCCGTGCTGCCCGGTGAGCGGGGAGCACCGCAGTGGCCCGCCGGGCTGATCGGCAGCATGACGCACTGCGAGGGCTACGCCGCCGCGGCGCTGGCCCGAGCCAGCGATCTGGCCTCGCTCGGCATCGACGCGGAGCCCCATCGGCCGCTCCCGGACAACGTGCTGGCGTCCGTGGCGCTGCCCGACGAGGACCGGCGGCTGCGCGGCCTCGCCGCGCAGCACCCCGGCGTCCACTGGGACCGGCTCCTGTTCAGCGCCAAGGAGTCGGTCTACAAGGCGTGGTTCCCCCTCACCGGGAAGTGGCTCGACTTCACCGAGGCGGACATCGACGTCTTCATGGATCCCGGACACACCACGTCAGGTGGCTTCCGTGCCCGGCTCCTCGTGCCGGGGCCGGTGGTCGACGGCCAACGGATCGGACACTTCGACGGGCGCTGGACGGTACGCCGGGGACTCGTGGCGACCTCGGTGACCGTGCAGCACGCGCAGGACTGA
- a CDS encoding metallophosphoesterase family protein, with product MTTADRPGRLLAISDLHIGYAENRALVERMRPETDDDWLLVAGDVAETVADIRWALETLASRFRKVIWAPGNHELWTHPKDTVTLRGVARYEHLVEVCRELGVTTPEDPYPVWEGPGGPVTVAPLFLLYDYSFLPAGCATKEEGLTYAHGTGVVCTDEHFLHPDPYPSREAWCRARVEETERRLAEIPAELPTVLVNHYPLDRHPTEVLWYPEFAMWCGTRLTADWHRTYRVAAMVYGHLHIPRTTWLDGVRFEEVSVGYPREWRKRSEPPGKLRRILPMEVGSGDRGAAPGVGRGRGGTR from the coding sequence GTGACGACGGCTGACCGTCCGGGCCGGCTGCTGGCCATCAGCGACCTGCACATCGGATACGCCGAGAACCGCGCCCTCGTCGAGCGGATGCGCCCCGAGACCGACGACGACTGGCTCCTGGTGGCCGGCGACGTCGCGGAGACGGTGGCCGACATCCGATGGGCCCTCGAAACGCTCGCCTCCCGCTTCCGCAAGGTGATCTGGGCACCCGGCAACCACGAGCTGTGGACCCACCCCAAGGACACCGTCACCCTGCGCGGCGTGGCCCGCTACGAGCACCTCGTGGAGGTCTGCCGCGAGCTGGGAGTGACGACCCCGGAAGACCCGTACCCGGTGTGGGAGGGCCCCGGCGGACCGGTCACCGTCGCGCCGCTCTTCCTCCTCTACGACTACTCGTTCCTGCCCGCGGGCTGCGCGACCAAGGAAGAGGGGCTCACGTACGCCCACGGGACCGGTGTCGTCTGCACGGACGAGCACTTCCTGCACCCCGACCCGTACCCGAGCCGTGAGGCCTGGTGCCGGGCCCGGGTGGAAGAGACCGAGCGCAGGCTCGCGGAGATCCCCGCCGAACTGCCGACGGTCCTGGTCAACCACTACCCGCTGGACCGCCACCCGACGGAGGTCCTCTGGTACCCGGAGTTCGCCATGTGGTGCGGCACCCGGCTCACCGCGGACTGGCACCGCACGTACCGCGTCGCGGCCATGGTCTACGGCCACCTGCACATTCCCCGCACCACCTGGCTCGACGGCGTCCGCTTCGAAGAGGTGTCGGTGGGTTACCCCCGCGAGTGGCGCAAGCGCTCGGAACCGCCGGGCAAGCTGCGCCGCATTCTGCCGATGGAGGTCGGATCCGGTGATCGAGGAGCTGCTCCCGGAGTCGGTCGTGGCCGTGGAGGCACACGGTGA
- a CDS encoding HAD-IIIC family phosphatase: protein MTGASGPSTLLDLHREGRLLREYPGVRRLLCGASDAELARAGQLLARLDPDEVVAEHPAVPVVTVAVTGHGTLAPLLPSLTVELARHGLLLRPHLADFDAYVFDLAAPDGELYRAELALCVLDPMVVFDEVPVPWGPEDVERVARERIGTLAGLVARFVESARGTLVLNTLPLPRRFAAQLVDHRSRARLGAVWREANSRLLRLAEQHERVVVLDLDPLAGEGVPVVEPRLSQYTRTHLSPALLAAYAREVGHLARHRAGQGKKALVLDLDGTLWGGILGEDGPDGIETGADGTHRGGAHHAFQRVVGQLAAQGVLLAAVSKNDPEPVGEVLRGHPGMFLREDDFVRVVANWRPKHDNLTELAEALNLGVDSFVFVDDSPYECGLVRHELPGVSVVPVNGEPALHIEALLRDGWFDAPELTREDVTRVAQYRDELVRKDFLDGFDSLDEYLRQLRVEVRLVEAGPAEVARLSQLTLRTNQFNQTTLRLGPAEVRALLDDPTARVLAVRAADRFGDNGVVGAVFTHRHGDTVHIDNFLLSCRVFSRGIEQTALCAVLRHARAHGARAVRANHRAAPKNAKVKDFYPRNGFVRVADENTTATCQHDGTTVTYEHDLAVLPVPPAHVHFTEIPGDDGS, encoded by the coding sequence ATGACAGGGGCGTCCGGGCCTTCGACGTTGCTCGATCTGCACCGTGAAGGGCGGCTCCTCCGTGAGTATCCCGGTGTTCGGCGGCTGCTCTGCGGGGCCTCGGACGCCGAACTCGCCCGGGCCGGGCAGTTGTTGGCGCGGCTCGATCCGGACGAGGTGGTGGCGGAGCATCCGGCCGTGCCGGTCGTGACCGTCGCCGTCACCGGGCACGGCACGCTGGCCCCGCTGCTGCCGTCCCTGACCGTCGAACTGGCCCGCCACGGGCTGCTGTTGCGGCCGCATCTCGCGGACTTCGACGCGTACGTCTTCGACCTCGCCGCCCCGGACGGCGAGCTGTACCGGGCCGAACTGGCCCTCTGTGTGCTCGACCCGATGGTGGTCTTCGACGAGGTTCCCGTGCCCTGGGGGCCCGAGGACGTGGAGCGGGTGGCGCGGGAGCGGATCGGGACGCTGGCGGGGCTGGTCGCGCGGTTCGTGGAGTCCGCGCGCGGGACGCTCGTCCTCAACACCCTGCCGCTGCCGAGGCGGTTCGCCGCGCAGCTCGTCGACCACCGGTCGCGGGCGCGGCTCGGGGCGGTGTGGCGGGAGGCCAACTCACGGCTGCTGCGGCTGGCCGAGCAGCACGAGCGGGTCGTCGTCCTCGACCTGGATCCGCTGGCCGGCGAGGGCGTGCCCGTGGTCGAGCCGCGGCTGAGCCAGTACACCAGGACGCACCTCTCCCCCGCCCTGCTCGCCGCGTACGCCCGTGAGGTCGGGCATCTCGCCCGGCATCGGGCCGGGCAGGGCAAGAAGGCCCTCGTCCTGGATCTGGACGGCACGCTGTGGGGCGGGATCCTCGGCGAGGACGGCCCGGACGGCATCGAGACCGGAGCCGACGGCACGCACCGCGGCGGGGCCCACCACGCGTTCCAGCGGGTCGTCGGACAACTCGCCGCGCAGGGCGTGCTGCTGGCCGCCGTCAGCAAGAACGACCCCGAACCGGTCGGCGAGGTGCTGCGCGGGCATCCCGGCATGTTCCTGCGCGAGGACGACTTCGTCCGGGTCGTCGCCAACTGGCGGCCCAAGCACGACAACCTCACCGAGCTCGCCGAGGCGCTCAACCTGGGCGTGGACAGCTTCGTGTTCGTGGACGACAGCCCCTACGAGTGCGGGCTCGTCCGCCACGAGCTGCCGGGGGTCTCCGTCGTACCCGTGAACGGCGAACCGGCCCTGCACATCGAGGCGTTGCTGCGCGACGGCTGGTTCGACGCCCCGGAACTGACCCGCGAGGACGTCACACGGGTCGCCCAGTACCGCGACGAGCTGGTCCGCAAGGACTTCCTCGACGGCTTCGACTCCCTCGACGAATACCTGCGTCAGTTGCGGGTCGAGGTCCGGCTCGTCGAGGCCGGGCCCGCCGAGGTGGCCCGGCTCTCCCAACTGACCCTGCGCACCAACCAGTTCAACCAGACGACGCTGCGGCTGGGGCCCGCCGAGGTCCGCGCCCTCCTCGACGATCCGACGGCGCGTGTCCTGGCCGTCCGCGCCGCCGACCGCTTCGGGGACAATGGCGTCGTCGGCGCGGTGTTCACGCACCGGCACGGCGACACCGTCCACATCGACAACTTCCTGCTCAGCTGCCGGGTGTTCTCCCGAGGCATCGAGCAGACCGCGCTCTGTGCCGTGCTGCGACACGCCCGCGCACACGGCGCCCGTGCGGTGCGCGCGAACCACCGGGCCGCACCGAAGAACGCCAAGGTCAAGGACTTCTACCCGAGGAACGGCTTCGTCCGGGTCGCGGACGAGAACACGACAGCCACCTGTCAGCACGACGGCACGACCGTGACGTACGAGCACGACCTCGCGGTCCTGCCCGTCCCGCCCGCGCACGTCCACTTCACCGAGATCCCGGGAGACGACGGCTCGTGA
- a CDS encoding phosphopantetheine-binding protein, whose product MNSIDDFLILLQDDLGLPVTGADVGAGLDRVPGWDSVHLLSLLALLERTTGRALPLAEALEAGSLEEIYALAVAS is encoded by the coding sequence GTGAACTCCATCGACGACTTCCTCATCCTCCTCCAGGACGACCTGGGCCTGCCGGTGACCGGCGCGGACGTCGGCGCGGGGCTCGACCGGGTGCCCGGCTGGGACTCCGTGCACCTGCTCTCGCTCCTCGCGCTCCTGGAGCGTACGACCGGCCGTGCGCTCCCTCTGGCGGAGGCCCTGGAGGCCGGCAGCCTGGAGGAGATCTACGCGCTGGCGGTGGCCTCGTGA
- a CDS encoding 2-oxo acid dehydrogenase subunit E2 yields the protein MRISTVARERRHTLAFLDGIRSFAPVFLGTSVDMGNVREHRAGQPSGRRISTVTYVLHVAARVLAAHPEANAALRGRSRVARYDGVHGKFTLDRTLGGRRVVLSAVLPDLERAGLGEIQERVDHFRDGDPATMPEFAGVRALQRLPGPLRTLAYRAATRPLRRRASTTGTFAVSSLGHRPVEAFHSVGGTTITLGLGATADRPAVRDGRVVVAPVLPLSLTFDHRVIDGAEAADVLAEIKEGLESFKGSGVQGA from the coding sequence GTGAGGATCTCAACGGTCGCCCGCGAGCGCCGCCACACCCTGGCCTTCCTCGACGGCATCCGGTCCTTCGCGCCGGTGTTCCTCGGTACGTCGGTCGACATGGGCAACGTACGGGAGCACCGCGCCGGGCAGCCGTCGGGGCGCCGGATCTCCACGGTCACGTACGTGCTCCATGTGGCCGCGCGGGTGCTGGCCGCGCACCCCGAGGCGAACGCCGCGCTCCGGGGCCGGTCCAGGGTCGCCCGCTACGACGGTGTGCACGGCAAGTTCACGCTCGACCGCACGCTGGGCGGCCGCCGGGTGGTGCTGTCGGCCGTGCTGCCGGACCTGGAGCGGGCCGGGCTCGGCGAGATCCAGGAGCGCGTCGACCACTTCCGCGACGGTGACCCCGCGACGATGCCGGAGTTCGCCGGCGTCCGCGCGCTCCAGCGGCTGCCCGGGCCGCTGCGCACCCTCGCCTACCGTGCCGCCACCCGTCCCCTGCGCAGGCGGGCCTCGACGACGGGCACGTTCGCGGTGAGTTCGCTCGGCCACCGTCCGGTGGAGGCGTTCCACTCCGTCGGCGGGACCACGATCACGCTCGGGCTCGGCGCGACCGCCGACCGCCCGGCGGTCCGTGACGGGAGGGTCGTCGTCGCTCCGGTGCTGCCGCTGAGCCTCACCTTCGACCACCGTGTGATCGACGGCGCCGAGGCGGCGGACGTGCTCGCGGAGATCAAGGAGGGGCTGGAGTCCTTCAAGGGGAGCGGGGTCCAGGGGGCCTGA
- a CDS encoding ATP-grasp domain-containing protein: MVSRVRVWLNRTYAENVFFMDQLRRNPCGRAVEIHATHGDADSPILAAADVAALEPEGLSPAAYVEYALDQCARHSIDVFVPVLHQATLVEHREEFAAVGTALLAPPAEAVHTFQDKVIAYEAVEKLGIPAPPWWRVRTAEELVTAVDALEADGHKACFKPASGAGGVGFRIITRTPFSLMHLNGFPSPYVPLDMVVEALKQADEPVDWLVMPRLEQPEVSVDCLTGPDGRVRMAVGRTKNGRRRGFTLDPQWIEPSRLLAESFGLHYLTNIQFRMLGDEPVLMDVNTRPAGGLHQLSQCGINAPWAAVRLALGEEPGDVVPPFLGQDYTVVAGPRAVRPVSLPQQRAELDLPVPPAATATAAEPTVEAHSEQTTQASHPAQAAQTSDSPLTV, from the coding sequence ATGGTCTCTCGCGTACGCGTCTGGCTCAACCGCACGTACGCGGAGAACGTGTTCTTCATGGATCAGCTACGGCGAAATCCGTGCGGCAGGGCCGTCGAGATCCACGCGACCCACGGCGACGCCGATTCCCCCATCCTCGCCGCCGCCGACGTGGCCGCGCTGGAGCCGGAGGGGCTGTCCCCGGCGGCGTACGTCGAGTACGCGCTCGACCAGTGCGCCCGGCACTCCATCGACGTGTTCGTGCCGGTCCTGCACCAGGCGACCCTCGTCGAGCACCGCGAGGAGTTCGCCGCGGTCGGTACGGCGCTGCTCGCGCCTCCCGCGGAGGCCGTGCACACCTTCCAGGACAAGGTGATCGCGTACGAGGCGGTCGAGAAGCTCGGCATTCCGGCACCGCCGTGGTGGCGGGTGCGGACCGCGGAGGAGCTGGTCACGGCGGTCGACGCGCTGGAGGCCGACGGCCACAAGGCGTGCTTCAAGCCGGCCTCCGGAGCGGGCGGCGTCGGTTTCCGCATCATCACGCGGACCCCCTTCTCCCTGATGCACCTCAACGGCTTCCCCAGCCCGTACGTGCCACTGGACATGGTCGTAGAGGCGCTGAAGCAGGCCGACGAGCCGGTGGACTGGCTGGTCATGCCGCGTCTGGAGCAGCCGGAGGTGTCCGTGGACTGCCTGACCGGTCCGGACGGACGGGTACGGATGGCCGTGGGCCGGACCAAGAACGGCCGGCGGCGCGGCTTCACACTCGACCCTCAGTGGATCGAGCCGTCCCGGCTGCTCGCGGAGTCGTTCGGGCTGCACTACCTGACGAACATTCAGTTCCGGATGCTCGGCGACGAGCCGGTCCTCATGGACGTCAACACGCGCCCGGCCGGCGGCCTGCACCAGCTCTCGCAGTGCGGCATCAACGCCCCCTGGGCGGCGGTGCGGCTGGCGCTCGGCGAGGAGCCCGGCGACGTGGTCCCGCCGTTCCTCGGACAGGACTACACGGTGGTCGCGGGACCGCGCGCGGTACGGCCCGTGTCGCTGCCGCAGCAGCGCGCGGAACTGGACCTCCCCGTCCCCCCGGCCGCGACCGCGACCGCCGCGGAGCCCACCGTCGAGGCGCACTCGGAGCAGACCACCCAGGCGTCTCATCCGGCACAGGCGGCACAGACTTCGGACAGTCCCTTGACAGTCTGA